One genomic window of Branchiostoma lanceolatum isolate klBraLanc5 chromosome 5, klBraLanc5.hap2, whole genome shotgun sequence includes the following:
- the LOC136435601 gene encoding ras-related protein Rab-7a, which produces MSSRKKVLLKVIILGDSGVGKTSLMNQYVNKKFSNQYKATIGADFLTKEVMVDDRLVTMQIWDTAGQERFQSLGVAFYRGADCCVLVYDVTMPNTFKSLDSWRDEFLIQASPRDPENFPFVLLGNKVDLDNRAVSTKRASGWASSKNEIPYFEVSAKEAINVEQAFQTIAKNALAQETEVELYNEFPDQIKLTNDSKQKNDGCAC; this is translated from the exons ATGTCATCGAGGAAAAAGGTTTTGTTGAAAGTCATCATCCTTGGAGATAGCGG TGTTGGCAAGACATCTCTGATGAACCAGTATGTGAACAAGAAGTTTAGTAACCAGTACAAGGCCACCATCGGCGCAGACTTCCTCACAAAAGAAGTCATGGTGGACGACAGACTGGTAACCATgcag ATCTGGGATACGGCCGGACAGGAGAGGTTCCAGAGCCTGGGTGTGGCGTTCTACCGAGGAGCTGACTGCTGCGTGCTGGTGTACGACGTGACGATGCCCAACACCTTCAAGTCGCTGGACTCGTGGCGGGACGAGTTCCTCATCCAGGCCAGCCCCAGGGACCCCGAGAACTTCCCCTTCGTGTTGCTCGGCAACAAGGTCGACCTGGACAACAGAGCA GTCTCGACCAAGCGGGCATCAGGCTGGGCATCAAGTAAGAACGAGATCCCGTACTTCGAGGTGAGCGCGAAGGAAGCCATCAACGTGGAGCAGGCATTCCAGACCATCGCGAAGAACGCGCTCGCCCAGGAGACGGAAGTGGAACTCTACAACGAGTTCCCTGACCAAATCAAGCTGACAAACGACTCAAAACAAAAGAACGATGGCTGTGCCTGCTAA